Proteins encoded together in one Chitinophaga lutea window:
- a CDS encoding membrane or secreted protein, whose amino-acid sequence MKLLFSAALALLTQLSFAQAGLSGAWQLMPVGSEPQTVRIIEDGYFMQTVFNQQGKEFVSTLGGRITASGGNLTEVIEFNTADKENIGSTNTCTYKLQNNQLTVSCAGKTTTWQRLDEGKAPLAGTWRITARENNGKMDPMRPGPRKTLKILSGTRFQWAAINTETKEFFGTGGGTYKFENGQYTETITFFSRDNTRVGMSLSFNGKVDGKQWHHSGKSSKGDPISEIWSRIE is encoded by the coding sequence ATGAAACTTCTGTTTTCTGCAGCCCTGGCGCTGCTGACACAATTGTCCTTCGCGCAGGCCGGTCTTTCCGGCGCCTGGCAGCTGATGCCCGTGGGCAGCGAACCGCAAACCGTGCGCATCATCGAAGACGGGTATTTTATGCAGACCGTCTTCAACCAGCAGGGGAAAGAGTTCGTGAGCACGCTCGGCGGGCGCATCACCGCATCCGGCGGCAACCTCACCGAAGTGATCGAATTCAACACGGCCGACAAAGAGAACATCGGCAGCACCAACACCTGCACGTACAAATTGCAGAACAACCAGCTGACGGTGAGCTGCGCCGGCAAAACCACCACCTGGCAGCGCCTCGATGAAGGGAAGGCACCATTGGCAGGCACCTGGCGCATCACCGCCAGGGAAAACAACGGTAAGATGGACCCCATGCGCCCCGGCCCGCGTAAAACCCTTAAAATCCTTTCCGGCACCCGCTTTCAATGGGCGGCCATCAACACGGAAACCAAGGAGTTTTTCGGCACCGGCGGCGGTACGTACAAGTTTGAGAACGGCCAGTATACCGAAACCATCACCTTCTTTTCGCGCGACAATACGCGGGTGGGCATGAGCCTGAGCTTTAACGGCAAAGTGGACGGCAAACAATGGCACCACAGCGGCAAAAGCTCCAAGGGCGACCCCATCAGCGAAATATGGAGCAGGATTGAATAA
- a CDS encoding FKBP-type peptidyl-prolyl cis-trans isomerase — MIRKCLFIGALSVLTAQAAFSQKKQTAAPKPLLRTQLDSVSYTIGNDLGQMLKGQGLDSLNLKLLFKAIEDHYTGKTPVLSADQGTTLVRDYILNKNKVEGEKFLAKNKTKPGVVTLPSGLQYQVLKTGTGPKPTLNDKVKVHYHGMLIDGTTFDSSIDRGEPITLPVTGVIKGWTEALLLMPVGSKWKLFIPSQLAYGERAAGPKIKPNSALVFDVELLSIEAATPAETQPAAPVKE, encoded by the coding sequence ATGATCAGAAAATGCCTATTTATCGGCGCTTTAAGCGTACTGACCGCACAAGCGGCCTTCAGCCAGAAAAAACAGACGGCTGCACCTAAACCTTTGCTCCGCACGCAACTGGACTCCGTGAGCTATACCATCGGCAACGACCTCGGGCAAATGCTCAAAGGCCAGGGGCTCGACAGCCTGAACCTGAAACTGCTGTTCAAGGCCATCGAAGACCATTATACCGGCAAAACACCGGTACTCTCCGCCGACCAGGGCACTACCCTGGTGAGGGACTACATCCTGAACAAGAATAAAGTGGAAGGGGAAAAGTTCCTGGCGAAAAACAAAACCAAACCCGGCGTGGTAACGCTGCCCAGCGGCCTGCAGTACCAGGTGCTGAAAACCGGCACCGGTCCCAAACCCACGCTGAACGATAAGGTAAAAGTGCATTATCACGGCATGCTGATCGACGGTACTACATTCGACAGCTCCATCGACCGCGGCGAGCCCATCACACTGCCCGTTACGGGCGTGATCAAAGGCTGGACGGAAGCCCTCCTGCTGATGCCTGTGGGCAGCAAATGGAAACTCTTCATCCCTTCGCAGCTGGCGTACGGCGAAAGAGCCGCCGGCCCGAAAATCAAGCCCAACAGCGCACTGGTGTTTGATGTGGAACTGCTGAGCATCGAAGCGGCCACACCTGCGGAAACGCAGCCTGCCGCTCCCGTGAAAGAATAG
- a CDS encoding chorismate synthase → MNSFGRIFRVNVFGESHGESVGVNIDGVPAGIPLKQEDFLPDLERRKAGAKGTTPRKEDDLPFLKSGVFNDHTTGAPITILFENNNTRSADYAKLREFPRPGHADFVATQKYGGFEDYRGGGHFSGRLTLNLVAAGVIAKKILGSGIQVKAELKEVGGYPDPEQGLEAAIAAKDSVGGVVECTVDGLPIGLGEPFFDSIESNIAHAVFAIPAIKGIEFGAGFAAAKMKGLEHNDAIIDTSGKTATNNAGGVVGGISNGNQLVFRIAVKPTSSTPKVQETLNIASGQVEQFSVKGRHDLCIALRVPVVLEAVTAMVLADFMLLEMRAPRVFK, encoded by the coding sequence ATGAACAGTTTCGGAAGAATATTCAGGGTGAATGTATTCGGCGAGTCCCACGGCGAAAGCGTGGGCGTCAATATCGACGGCGTGCCCGCAGGCATTCCCTTAAAGCAGGAAGATTTCCTGCCCGACCTGGAACGGCGTAAAGCCGGCGCCAAAGGCACCACGCCCCGCAAGGAAGACGACCTGCCTTTCCTGAAATCCGGTGTGTTCAACGATCATACCACAGGAGCGCCCATCACCATCCTGTTCGAAAACAACAACACCCGCAGCGCCGATTACGCCAAACTGCGGGAGTTTCCCCGCCCCGGCCATGCCGATTTTGTGGCTACGCAGAAGTACGGCGGGTTTGAAGACTACCGCGGCGGCGGCCACTTCAGCGGCCGGTTGACGCTCAACCTCGTGGCGGCCGGCGTGATCGCCAAAAAAATACTCGGCAGCGGCATCCAGGTAAAAGCGGAGCTGAAAGAAGTAGGCGGTTACCCTGATCCCGAACAGGGCCTCGAAGCCGCCATCGCCGCCAAAGACTCGGTAGGCGGTGTCGTGGAATGTACGGTAGACGGGCTGCCCATCGGTTTGGGCGAACCTTTCTTCGATTCCATCGAGTCCAACATCGCGCATGCGGTGTTTGCCATCCCCGCCATCAAAGGCATCGAATTCGGCGCCGGTTTTGCCGCCGCTAAAATGAAAGGGCTGGAACACAACGACGCGATCATCGATACAAGCGGAAAAACCGCCACCAACAACGCCGGCGGCGTGGTGGGCGGCATCAGCAACGGCAACCAGCTGGTGTTCCGCATCGCGGTAAAACCCACCTCCAGCACCCCCAAAGTGCAGGAAACGCTGAATATAGCCAGCGGCCAGGTGGAACAGTTTTCCGTGAAAGGCCGTCACGATCTCTGCATCGCGCTGCGCGTGCCCGTAGTGCTGGAAGCCGTTACAGCCATGGTGCTGGCGGATTTTATGCTGCTGGAAATGCGCGCGCCGAGAGTGTTCAAATAA
- the aroA gene encoding 3-phosphoshikimate 1-carboxyvinyltransferase, with translation MRVSISPSVIKGAVTANPSKSAMQRAVAAALLAKGKTVIHNPGLSNDCLAALEVAENLGAVVKRGEETIEITGNGVQPLHEEINCGESGLGIRMFTPVAALSEKTITINGHGSLVTRPMHFFEEVLPQLGVQIKSRDGKLPLEIRGPLQANNVTIDGSLSSQFLTGLLMAFGAVADKAAITVKDLKSKPYIALTLQIMEHFGVKVRQENFEVFHFDSKQSYRPVEYTVEGDWSGAAFLLVAAAVAGKAEVHHLNTQSAQSDKAIMEALEKAGAEILPGVFTMIIAKKELKPFELDATDCPDLFPPLVALAANCKGVTRIKGVSRLAHKESDRGLTLQQEFGKMGIRINLEGDDMFVHGGTGIKGATVHSHNDHRIAMACAVAALTADGPVTVENAEAINKSYPEFYDHIATLGAAVTKEEKVQS, from the coding sequence ATGAGAGTTTCAATTTCACCTTCCGTGATCAAAGGCGCCGTTACCGCCAATCCCTCCAAGAGTGCGATGCAGCGTGCGGTGGCAGCGGCCTTGCTCGCGAAAGGGAAAACCGTCATACATAACCCGGGGCTGAGCAACGACTGCCTGGCCGCGCTCGAAGTAGCGGAAAACCTGGGGGCTGTGGTGAAAAGGGGAGAAGAAACGATTGAGATCACCGGCAATGGCGTTCAGCCCCTGCACGAGGAGATCAATTGCGGCGAATCGGGCCTCGGCATCCGCATGTTCACGCCGGTGGCCGCCCTGTCTGAAAAGACCATCACCATCAACGGGCACGGCAGCCTCGTGACCCGCCCCATGCATTTCTTCGAGGAAGTACTGCCCCAGCTGGGCGTACAGATCAAAAGCCGCGACGGCAAGCTGCCCCTGGAAATCAGGGGACCGCTGCAGGCCAATAACGTGACGATCGACGGCTCCCTGTCGTCCCAGTTCCTCACCGGCCTGCTCATGGCTTTCGGCGCCGTGGCGGATAAAGCCGCCATTACGGTGAAAGACCTCAAAAGCAAACCTTACATCGCCCTCACGCTGCAGATCATGGAGCATTTCGGCGTAAAGGTGCGGCAGGAGAACTTTGAAGTGTTCCACTTCGACAGCAAACAATCCTACCGCCCCGTGGAATATACCGTGGAAGGCGACTGGAGCGGCGCGGCATTCCTGCTCGTAGCGGCCGCCGTAGCCGGCAAGGCGGAAGTGCATCACCTCAATACCCAAAGCGCACAGTCCGACAAGGCGATCATGGAAGCGCTCGAAAAAGCCGGCGCCGAAATCCTGCCCGGCGTGTTCACCATGATCATCGCCAAAAAGGAACTGAAGCCGTTTGAGCTGGACGCTACCGACTGCCCGGACCTGTTCCCGCCGCTGGTGGCCCTGGCCGCCAACTGCAAGGGCGTGACCCGGATCAAGGGCGTAAGCCGCCTGGCGCATAAAGAAAGCGACCGCGGTCTCACCCTGCAGCAGGAGTTCGGTAAAATGGGCATCCGCATCAACCTCGAAGGAGACGATATGTTCGTACACGGCGGCACCGGCATCAAAGGCGCTACCGTACATTCGCATAACGATCACCGCATCGCCATGGCCTGCGCCGTGGCGGCGCTGACGGCCGACGGACCGGTAACGGTGGAGAACGCCGAAGCGATCAACAAATCGTACCCGGAATTCTATGATCATATAGCGACGCTCGGCGCGGCAGTCACTAAAGAAGAAAAAGTACAATCATGA
- the aroB gene encoding 3-dehydroquinate synthase: MTTQTHQFQHAATTYYLGESLANLGNYVNKERTILLLDENVDHHYADLLPGWKKLVVPDGEDHKNMEVIDQIINGLIELEADRKTTLVGIGGGMLTDITGFAASIYMRGIPFGFVPTTLLAQVDASIGGKNGVSHGMHKNMLGTINQPQFILFDYTLPSTMPATEWCNGFAEIIKYACIYDAELFTYLENNKDKALAQDVSVLQYLVERSVAIKTKFVLEDEFESGVRRWLNFGHTLGHAVEKLENIAHGQAVAIGMVAAAKISEKITKLPSEQTNRLIRLINDYRLPVTMQSDKDAVFNIFKLDKKREKDHIHFVLLEELGKAQTQPIPLDELKQILKEL, encoded by the coding sequence ATGACAACGCAAACGCACCAGTTTCAACACGCCGCCACCACGTATTACCTCGGCGAAAGTCTCGCCAACCTGGGGAATTACGTGAATAAAGAACGCACCATCCTGCTGCTGGATGAAAATGTGGACCATCATTACGCAGACCTGCTGCCCGGCTGGAAAAAGCTGGTAGTGCCCGATGGGGAGGATCACAAGAACATGGAAGTGATCGACCAGATCATCAACGGGCTGATAGAACTGGAGGCAGACCGCAAAACCACGCTGGTAGGCATTGGCGGCGGTATGCTCACAGATATCACCGGCTTTGCAGCCAGTATTTACATGCGCGGCATTCCCTTCGGGTTTGTGCCCACCACCTTGCTGGCGCAGGTAGATGCTTCCATCGGCGGTAAAAACGGCGTGAGCCACGGCATGCATAAAAACATGCTGGGCACCATCAACCAGCCGCAGTTCATCCTGTTCGACTACACCCTGCCGTCTACCATGCCCGCAACGGAATGGTGCAACGGTTTTGCCGAGATCATCAAGTATGCCTGCATATACGATGCGGAATTGTTTACCTACCTGGAAAACAATAAAGACAAGGCCCTCGCGCAGGATGTAAGCGTGCTGCAATACCTGGTGGAACGGTCGGTGGCGATCAAAACAAAGTTTGTGCTGGAAGACGAGTTTGAAAGCGGTGTACGCCGCTGGCTGAATTTTGGTCATACCCTCGGGCATGCGGTAGAAAAGCTGGAAAACATTGCACACGGCCAGGCGGTGGCGATCGGGATGGTAGCAGCTGCTAAGATCTCCGAAAAAATAACCAAGCTGCCATCCGAACAAACCAACCGGCTGATCCGTTTGATCAACGACTACCGTTTACCGGTAACGATGCAATCGGACAAAGACGCGGTGTTCAACATCTTCAAGCTGGATAAAAAACGAGAAAAAGACCATATTCACTTTGTGCTGCTGGAAGAACTGGGTAAGGCGCAAACACAGCCTATCCCGCTCGACGAGCTGAAACAAATTTTAAAAGAACTGTAA
- a CDS encoding chorismate mutase, whose translation MEQILAKTKFADPASDKKPLIISGPCSAETEEQVLATALALAKTGKVDVLRAGIWKPRTRPGSFEGIGPKGLPWLQKAKELTGMPTTVEVATAKQVEDALHFGVDILWIGARTTVNPFSVQDVADALKGVKIPVLIKNPINPDLELWIGAVERIQKAGIEKVGLIHRGFSSYGNTEYRNAPMWHLAIELKRRHPELPMICDPSHISGRRDILQAVSQEAIDLDYDGLMLETHIDPDNAWSDAKQQITPEKFGELLSNITWRHERTDQKEFNTALEKLRNQINGIDDEIMLLLGNRMKIAEKIGQYKKENNITILQTNRWNEILDRGIRAGEKLGLTKDFVLKYFDAVHLESINRQNKVMND comes from the coding sequence ATGGAACAGATCTTAGCAAAAACGAAATTCGCCGATCCGGCTTCAGACAAAAAGCCGCTGATCATCTCCGGACCCTGCTCTGCAGAAACCGAAGAACAGGTATTGGCCACTGCGCTGGCCCTGGCAAAAACCGGTAAAGTGGATGTGCTGCGCGCCGGTATCTGGAAACCCCGCACCCGTCCGGGCTCCTTCGAAGGGATTGGTCCCAAAGGCCTCCCCTGGCTGCAGAAAGCCAAAGAGCTGACCGGCATGCCCACTACTGTGGAAGTAGCTACCGCCAAACAGGTGGAAGATGCGCTGCACTTCGGCGTGGACATCCTCTGGATTGGTGCGCGCACCACCGTAAACCCGTTCTCCGTACAGGATGTGGCCGACGCCCTGAAAGGCGTTAAGATTCCCGTGCTGATCAAAAACCCCATCAACCCCGACCTGGAACTGTGGATTGGTGCGGTAGAGCGTATCCAGAAAGCCGGTATCGAAAAAGTAGGGTTGATCCACCGCGGCTTCTCCAGCTACGGCAACACCGAATACCGCAACGCCCCCATGTGGCACCTGGCGATCGAACTGAAACGCCGTCATCCTGAATTACCGATGATCTGCGACCCGAGCCACATCAGCGGCCGCCGCGACATCCTGCAGGCTGTTTCACAGGAAGCGATCGACCTCGATTACGATGGCCTCATGCTGGAAACACACATCGATCCGGACAACGCCTGGAGCGATGCCAAACAACAGATCACGCCCGAAAAATTCGGCGAGCTGCTGAGCAACATCACCTGGAGGCACGAACGTACCGACCAGAAAGAGTTCAACACCGCCCTCGAAAAACTGCGCAACCAGATCAACGGCATCGATGACGAAATCATGCTGCTGCTGGGCAACCGCATGAAAATCGCTGAAAAAATCGGTCAGTATAAAAAAGAGAACAACATCACCATCCTGCAAACCAACCGCTGGAATGAAATCCTCGACCGTGGTATCCGCGCCGGCGAGAAACTGGGCCTCACCAAAGATTTCGTACTGAAATACTTTGATGCCGTGCACCTGGAATCCATCAACCGCCAGAATAAAGTGATGAACGACTAA
- a CDS encoding prephenate dehydrogenase, whose translation MIATVVGVGLIGGSLAISLKEKGVANWIIGVDYNEENLKRAQELNIIDEGSNLEDAMSRSQLIILAIPVDALLQTLTSILDKVGPQHVIMDVGSTKQKLLQLVTGHSKRGRFVAAHPMAGTEYSGPDAAVRNLFAQKTMVLCDVKNSDEDAVEMIESMVDKLSMRTVYMNAEEHDLHTAYVSHISHITSFALALTVLKKEKEQGRIFELASGGFESTVRLAKSSPDTWVPIFKHNRNNVLDVLEEHINQLEQMKKLLQDEDYETFYKLIQKSNKIRKILK comes from the coding sequence ATGATTGCAACAGTAGTAGGAGTAGGATTAATAGGCGGTTCGCTGGCCATCAGCCTCAAGGAAAAGGGGGTGGCCAACTGGATCATCGGCGTGGATTACAACGAAGAGAACCTGAAAAGAGCGCAGGAACTGAATATCATCGACGAAGGTTCCAATCTTGAAGATGCCATGAGCCGCAGCCAGCTGATCATCCTGGCCATCCCGGTGGATGCGCTCCTCCAGACCCTTACCTCCATTTTAGACAAGGTCGGGCCACAGCATGTGATCATGGATGTGGGCTCCACCAAACAGAAATTATTACAGCTCGTGACCGGTCATTCCAAACGGGGCCGCTTTGTAGCCGCCCACCCGATGGCCGGTACCGAGTACTCCGGGCCCGATGCGGCCGTGCGCAACCTGTTCGCACAGAAAACGATGGTGCTGTGCGACGTGAAGAACAGCGATGAGGATGCGGTGGAAATGATCGAATCGATGGTGGACAAGCTGAGCATGCGCACCGTGTACATGAACGCGGAGGAGCACGACCTGCACACCGCCTATGTATCGCACATCTCCCACATCACTTCTTTCGCGCTGGCTTTGACGGTGCTGAAAAAGGAAAAGGAGCAGGGCCGCATTTTCGAGCTGGCCAGCGGCGGTTTCGAATCCACCGTGCGCCTCGCCAAAAGCTCGCCGGACACCTGGGTGCCCATTTTCAAGCACAACCGCAACAACGTGCTCGACGTACTGGAAGAACACATCAACCAGCTCGAGCAGATGAAAAAACTCCTCCAGGATGAAGATTACGAAACGTTCTACAAACTCATCCAGAAGAGCAATAAAATCAGGAAAATCTTAAAATAA
- a CDS encoding pyridoxal phosphate-dependent aminotransferase: MQPTVAKRLQHTEEYYFSRKLREIDDMNKGGANVINLGIGSPDLPPHPSVVAALNEHAAKPGTHAYQGYKGIPALRQAMAGWYGRFYGVTLDAEKEVLPLIGSKEGIMHICMTFLQEGDEALIPDPGYPTYRSAVQLSGATPVTYALSAANGWQPDLEALEKSDLGKVKLMWVNYPHMPTGAQAKADTFEKLVAFAKKHNILLCHDNPYSFILNDRPASLLATPGAMEVALELNSLSKSGNMAGWRVGMLVGKAEFLNDVLRFKSNMDSGMFQPVQMAAVAALELGPEWYAELNGIYAGRRKKVFELLNLLGARYDTNQTGMFVWAEIPAGYADGFAVSDEVLYKAKVFITPGGIFGENGKGYIRVSLCRSEQVFEEAIERVKQSIQVSQTVNI, from the coding sequence ATGCAACCAACTGTAGCTAAAAGATTACAACACACCGAAGAGTATTACTTTTCCCGCAAGCTGCGGGAGATCGACGATATGAACAAAGGGGGTGCGAATGTGATCAACCTCGGTATCGGGAGTCCCGACCTTCCTCCGCACCCTTCCGTGGTAGCGGCATTGAATGAGCATGCCGCCAAACCCGGCACCCATGCTTACCAGGGCTACAAAGGCATTCCTGCCCTGCGGCAGGCCATGGCCGGTTGGTACGGCCGCTTCTACGGCGTAACGCTGGATGCTGAGAAAGAAGTGCTGCCCCTCATCGGCTCTAAAGAAGGTATCATGCACATCTGCATGACCTTTCTGCAGGAAGGCGACGAAGCGCTCATCCCGGACCCGGGGTATCCCACTTACCGCTCCGCCGTACAGCTCAGCGGCGCCACACCGGTGACGTACGCCCTGAGCGCGGCCAATGGCTGGCAGCCGGACCTCGAGGCCCTCGAAAAAAGCGACCTCGGCAAGGTGAAGCTCATGTGGGTCAACTACCCGCATATGCCCACCGGCGCGCAGGCCAAAGCCGATACTTTCGAAAAACTGGTGGCTTTCGCCAAAAAACATAACATCCTGCTGTGCCACGACAATCCGTACAGCTTCATCCTGAACGACCGGCCGGCCAGCCTCCTGGCCACGCCCGGCGCCATGGAAGTGGCCCTCGAACTGAACTCCCTGAGCAAAAGCGGCAACATGGCCGGCTGGCGTGTAGGGATGCTGGTAGGCAAAGCGGAATTCCTCAACGATGTGCTGCGCTTTAAAAGCAATATGGACAGCGGCATGTTCCAGCCCGTGCAGATGGCCGCCGTGGCCGCACTGGAACTGGGGCCGGAATGGTACGCGGAACTGAACGGCATTTACGCCGGCCGCCGTAAAAAAGTATTCGAGCTGCTCAACCTGCTCGGCGCCAGATACGACACCAACCAGACAGGCATGTTTGTGTGGGCGGAAATCCCCGCAGGATATGCAGACGGGTTTGCCGTGAGCGATGAAGTGCTGTACAAAGCCAAAGTATTCATCACACCCGGCGGTATTTTCGGCGAAAACGGCAAAGGGTACATCCGTGTGAGCCTCTGCCGCAGCGAGCAGGTGTTTGAAGAAGCGATTGAACGGGTGAAACAATCCATTCAGGTATCCCAAACGGTCAATATATGA
- a CDS encoding prephenate dehydratase, whose amino-acid sequence MHIAIQGFEGSFHQIAVQKYFGKQNTIEACASFPELVRKVKNGEAGVDGGMMAIENSIAGSILPNYSLLKNSGLHITGELYLQINQQLMVLPGQSIEDIREVHSHPMALLQCMDFLAKYPHIKLVETEDTALSAKHVRQKKLKSTAAIAGQLAAEIFELDIIAPNIHTAKNNYTRFLAISRNGVEAPADANKSSVYFQTSNESGSLAKVLTKIAAEGINLSKIQSFPIPAKEWHYYFHADMEFDTLAHFQQALKKITPLTEHLTVLGIYKKGKTHN is encoded by the coding sequence ATGCACATAGCCATCCAGGGATTTGAAGGAAGTTTTCACCAGATAGCCGTACAGAAGTACTTCGGCAAACAAAATACCATTGAAGCCTGCGCTTCTTTCCCGGAGCTCGTGCGTAAGGTCAAAAACGGTGAAGCGGGTGTGGACGGCGGCATGATGGCCATCGAAAACTCCATCGCCGGCAGCATCCTGCCCAATTACAGCCTGCTCAAAAATTCAGGCCTCCACATCACGGGAGAGTTGTACCTGCAGATCAACCAGCAGCTCATGGTGCTGCCCGGCCAAAGCATCGAAGACATCCGCGAAGTGCATTCGCACCCGATGGCTTTGCTGCAGTGCATGGACTTCCTCGCCAAATACCCCCACATCAAACTCGTGGAAACGGAAGATACCGCCCTCAGCGCCAAACATGTGCGCCAGAAAAAGCTGAAATCCACCGCGGCCATCGCAGGACAGCTGGCGGCGGAGATTTTTGAGCTCGATATCATCGCGCCCAACATCCATACCGCCAAAAACAACTATACCCGTTTTCTGGCCATTTCCAGAAATGGTGTGGAAGCACCGGCAGATGCCAACAAATCTTCCGTATATTTCCAGACTTCCAATGAAAGCGGAAGTCTGGCCAAAGTGCTCACCAAAATCGCCGCCGAAGGCATCAACCTGAGCAAAATCCAGAGTTTTCCCATACCGGCGAAAGAGTGGCATTATTATTTTCATGCGGACATGGAATTTGACACCCTGGCTCATTTCCAGCAGGCCCTGAAAAAAATCACCCCGCTTACCGAACATCTGACGGTACTGGGCATTTACAAAAAAGGCAAAACGCACAACTAA
- a CDS encoding RNA polymerase sigma factor — translation MQIERDKELLLGLAANDDKSLETIYLENFPAVARMILQHNGSEDDARDVFQEAMIVLYEKVQEGNFILSSRLKTFLYAVCRRIWLKKLQASSLQGPIYEELEETAAAEEALEAAVEKDQQFTQMEAAMARMGEPCKTILEDYYIHGRNMQEIAERFGYTNAENAKNQKYKCLMRLKKLFFAS, via the coding sequence TTGCAAATAGAACGGGATAAGGAATTGCTGCTGGGCCTGGCGGCAAACGATGACAAATCGTTGGAAACCATCTATTTAGAGAATTTCCCAGCAGTTGCCAGGATGATTTTACAGCATAACGGGTCGGAAGACGACGCGAGGGATGTGTTCCAGGAGGCGATGATCGTGTTGTATGAAAAGGTGCAGGAGGGCAATTTTATCCTTTCCAGCCGGTTAAAAACCTTTTTATATGCCGTTTGCCGGCGGATATGGCTGAAAAAGCTGCAGGCCTCTTCCTTACAGGGCCCCATTTACGAGGAACTGGAGGAAACGGCCGCTGCGGAGGAAGCTCTGGAGGCCGCCGTCGAAAAGGATCAGCAGTTCACCCAGATGGAGGCCGCCATGGCCAGAATGGGCGAGCCCTGCAAAACCATCCTGGAAGATTATTATATACACGGCAGGAACATGCAGGAGATTGCGGAGCGTTTTGGCTATACCAATGCGGAAAATGCCAAAAACCAGAAGTACAAGTGCCTGATGCGGTTGAAAAAGTTATTTTTTGCTTCATAA
- a CDS encoding trypsin-like peptidase domain-containing protein — protein sequence MNDIHLIQEIERYLDGEMSVPEREAFDALRRNDPAIDRQVTEHRLLLQQLRANGARKELLRRMEAIHARADVPVVAKPSAPVINMRSRRTWLNLAAAACIALVTSLATMAIMQKAVKNSSTAQYEDVRRVLSNMQRSQNALIRDIKSNNKAPLNPGTYGGTCFAISRNGYMVTNYHVIAGADSIYIQNNKGEAFKAVSIFEDVSSDLAVLRIADSTFRSAPLPYALKHQPSRSGEEVFSMGFPRDEIVYGKGYISAQTGFNGDTLAYQVSIPVDPGNSGAPLLDATGEVVGIITGKQASSDGIAFAVKAGHLKRLLDELPKDKFSRKDIRQKSQLVGLNRVDQLKKLEDFVYMVKVYN from the coding sequence ATGAACGATATACATTTAATACAGGAAATAGAGCGCTACCTCGATGGCGAAATGAGTGTCCCGGAAAGGGAGGCTTTCGACGCCCTCCGCCGTAACGACCCGGCTATCGACCGGCAGGTGACCGAGCACCGGTTACTGCTGCAGCAGCTGCGGGCCAACGGCGCGCGGAAAGAGCTGCTCCGCCGCATGGAGGCCATCCATGCCAGAGCGGACGTGCCCGTGGTAGCCAAACCTTCCGCTCCCGTCATCAATATGCGCAGCCGCCGCACCTGGCTCAACCTGGCCGCCGCTGCCTGCATCGCGCTGGTAACTTCGCTGGCCACCATGGCCATCATGCAGAAAGCGGTGAAAAATTCCTCCACCGCCCAGTATGAGGACGTAAGAAGGGTGCTCAGCAATATGCAGCGCTCCCAGAACGCCCTCATCCGCGACATCAAAAGCAACAACAAAGCTCCCCTGAATCCCGGCACCTATGGCGGCACCTGCTTCGCCATTTCCCGGAATGGTTACATGGTCACCAATTACCATGTGATCGCAGGGGCTGACTCCATCTATATCCAGAACAACAAAGGCGAAGCCTTCAAAGCGGTGAGCATTTTTGAAGATGTTTCCAGCGACCTGGCGGTGCTGCGCATTGCAGACTCCACCTTCCGCTCCGCTCCCCTGCCCTACGCCCTCAAACACCAGCCCAGCCGTTCCGGCGAGGAAGTGTTCAGCATGGGCTTCCCCCGCGACGAGATTGTGTACGGCAAAGGATATATCAGCGCACAGACCGGCTTTAACGGCGATACCCTGGCCTACCAGGTATCCATCCCCGTAGACCCCGGCAACAGCGGCGCTCCCCTCCTGGATGCGACCGGCGAAGTAGTCGGCATCATCACCGGTAAACAGGCCTCCTCCGACGGAATTGCCTTCGCGGTAAAAGCGGGCCACCTCAAACGCCTGCTGGATGAACTGCCGAAAGACAAATTCTCCCGGAAAGACATCCGGCAAAAAAGCCAGCTGGTAGGCCTGAACCGCGTAGATCAGCTGAAAAAACTGGAAGATTTCGTGTACATGGTGAAAGTATACAACTGA